The Plantactinospora sp. KBS50 sequence CGCTGCGCTGGGCCAACGCCTGCTGCGGCCACCCGGCCCCCGGACAGCCGGTGTCCGAGGCCGCCGCGCGGCGCCTGGTCGAGGAGATCGGGGTCCGGGATGTGGCGCTGGAGGAGGCCGGGGTCCACCCGTACCGGGCGGAGGACCCGCGCACCGGCCGGGTGGAGCACGAGTACGACCACGTCCTCGTCGGCCGGCTGCCGGCCGATCCGCCGCTGCGGCCGGACCCGGCCGAGGTGGCCACCGTCCGCTGGCTGTCGCCGGATCTGCTGCGTGCCGACCTGGCCGAGCACCCGGACCGGTACGCCCCCTGGTTCGAGGGCGTGTTCACGGTGGCCTCGGCGGCGGCCGGC is a genomic window containing:
- the idi gene encoding isopentenyl-diphosphate Delta-isomerase, which gives rise to MTPPGGNVRESHLVELVDATGAATGSCTVAEAHTAPGRLHRAFSVLLVDDRGRVLVQQRAAAKTRFALRWANACCGHPAPGQPVSEAAARRLVEEIGVRDVALEEAGVHPYRAEDPRTGRVEHEYDHVLVGRLPADPPLRPDPAEVATVRWLSPDLLRADLAEHPDRYAPWFEGVFTVASAAAGRVPAAAALARGPVGQPAVEQPTVGQPAVEQPTAVQPAAVPGAAH